From one Dysidea avara chromosome 9, odDysAvar1.4, whole genome shotgun sequence genomic stretch:
- the LOC136266496 gene encoding uncharacterized protein isoform X1, whose translation MFGRQALLPVEIQSPKEEDIVQHLDHIDEVIEQHFIHQTKVAQIVKENILTAQKRQKQVYDRKHHNPATFKVGALVLRKDMKRKKRAGGKMDYKWQGPYKVVKSVGKGIFQILNTNDIKQTLKVHGTHLKLFYPPKKATGCISTSHDESDNSGNTSVRSGKGSISHDPSASVSDKEPCNSISQYDDNIKTDQIEEDNTSVVTHNTCTHTSKSHNPTVSIISHEPSATKSDKDPILTSQCDEDTKTKILDQMDDGNISVLLHARTSHDQSDSSSRTSISYDPSSIMSDKEPSYPSLISRWDEEDITHCKDLVRMNKEQGYNVSVAINVNCPLVYSSPKQAGGYFPEFGSFSAPALSPIYSQKLEHNEFKIKPTSDKGKRVVDMIFSPPKHIVTKRKLNFSDSPDTNSVKPLRRRRKLIKRCEEFQKNTVTKPPTIAEPSVVAPMIATTTETVESKITATPNVTATMSTAVTGMINTAGANNGSIIPLTAYDQLKAIWKRKPCYVIKARFGHLAIHQGSFHNLKGNNWLNDEIVNGYLRMLVELRNDSFAVLSQTITAWVNRSKSGKSSHLLSKETLSTKVFIVGMYNRGENHWILIAINMEEKKFYYIDPLGPSRAIRGAYTGLKRFFAMRYNCVGQDNVSLDNFELIQLKKGVQKPGDSFNCGVLSLNIAEQLLNFNRIDEDTILQMNMKKARIDIGTALLTNSIDMTERCIMCGRSEESFQHEDYTDHWIQCGNCNAWVHVICSGVTVDDPSAPSYEFNCIDCVKQRKDFTH comes from the exons ATGTTTGGACGACAAGCTCTGTTACCTGTTGAAATTCAATCTCCCAAAGAAGAAGATATCGTACAGCACTTGGATCATATTGATGAAGTTATAGAACAACATTTcattcatcaaacaaaagtAGCACAAATTGTGAAGGAGAACATACTCACCGCTCAAAAGCGTCAAAAACAAGTGTATGACAGGAAGCACCATAACCCAGCTACATTCAAAGTTGGAGCATTGGTTCTTAGAAAAGATATGAAGAGGAAAAAGCGGGCTGGTGGAAAAATGGATTATAAGTGGCAGGGTCCTTATAAAGTTGTGAAGTCTGTTGGTAAAGGAATTTTTCAGATCCTAAACACCAATGACATTAAACAGACTTTAAAAGTCCATGGTACACATTTGAAATTGTTCTATCCACCCAAGaag GCAACTGGTTGTATCTCAACATCTCATGACGAAAGTGATAATAGTGGCAACACATCTGTCAGAAGTGGAAAAGGATCCATTTCACATGATCCTAGTGCCAGTGTGAGCGACAAA GAACCATGCAACTCGATATCCCAGTATGATGACAATATCAAGACTGACCAAATAGAGGAGGACAACACATCAGTTGTTACTCACAATACTTGTACACATACTTCAAAATCTCACAACCCAACAGTGTCCATTATCTCACATGAACCTAGTGCCACCAAAAGTGATAAA GATCCCATCTTGACATCTCAGTGTGATGAAGATACTAAGACCAAAATTTTGGACCAAATGGATGATGGCAACATATCAGTGCTCCTACATGCTCGTACATCTCATGATCAGAGTGACTCTTCTTCAAGAACGTCCATTTCTTATGATCCTAGCAGCATCATGAGTGACAAA GAACCCAGCTATCCCAGTTTGATATCACGATGGGATGAGGAAGATATCACTCACTGTAAAGATCTAGTACGAATGAATAAGGAGCAAGGGTACAATGTATCAGTTGCTATTAATGTG AATTGCCCATTGGTTTACAGTTCCCCCAAACAAGCAGGAGGCTACTTCCCAGAGTTTGGCAGTTTTAGTGCACCTGCGCTATCACCTATTTACAGCCAAAAACTGGAACACaatgaatttaaaataaagcctACATCTGATAAAG GAAAGAGGGTTGTTGATATGATATTCTCACCACCAAAGCACATTGTTACCAAGAGAAAGCTGAATTTCTCTGATAGTCCTGATACGAATTCAGTTAAGCCATTGAGACGACGTCGCAAGCTTATAAAG AGATGTGAGGAGTTTCAGAAAAACACCGTAACAAAGCCTCCTACAATAGCGGAACCATCAGTGGTAGCACCTATGATTGCGACAACAACAGAGACAGTGGAATCCAAGATAACAGCCACACCTAACGTAACAGCTACAATGTCTACAGCAGTAACAGGAATGATTAATACAGCCGGAGCCAACAATGGAAGCATCATACCACTTACAGCCTAT gatCAGCTAAAAGCTATCTGGAAAAGAAAGCCGTGCTATGTAATTAAAGCTAGGTTTGGACATTTGGCTATACATCAAGGTAGCTTTCACAACTTGAAAGGAAATAACTGGTTAAATGATGAG aTAGTGAATGGATATTTACGCATGCTAGTTGAATTGAGGAATGACAGTTTTGCTGTCTTGTCACAAACCATCACTGCCTGGGTTAATCGCTCAAAATCTGGGAAATCATCGCACCTTTTAAGCAAG GAGACGCTAAGCACCAAAGTGTTTATTGTTGGAATGTACAATCGTGGAGAAAACCACTGGATATTGATT GCAATCAACATGGAAGAAAAAAAGTTTTACTACATCGATCCTCTTGGACCATCGCGAGCCATACGTGGAGCATACACAGGTTTGAA AAGGTTCTTTGCTATGAGATATAACTGCGTTGGTCAAGACAACGTCTCATTGGACAATTTTGAGCTCATTCAGCTCAAGAAAGGTGTGCAAAAGCCAGGAGACAGCTTCAACTGTGGTGTTTTGAGTTTAAAT ATTGCTGAACAATTGTTAAATTTTAACCGTATCGACGAAGACACcattttgcaaatgaatatgAAGAAAGCCAGAATAGATATAGGCACAGCACTCCTCACCAATTCAA TTGACATGACTGAGCGCTGCATCATGTGTGGACGATCTGAAGAAAGTTTTCAGCATGAAGATTATACTGATCACTGG ATCCAGTGTGGTAACTGTAATGCGTGGGTGCATGTAATCTGCTCAGGAGTAACTGTGGATGACCCTTCAGCACCCTCTTATGAATTTAACTGTATTGATTGTGTCAAACAACGTAAAGACTTTACACATTAG
- the LOC136266496 gene encoding uncharacterized protein isoform X2: MFGRQALLPVEIQSPKEEDIVQHLDHIDEVIEQHFIHQTKVAQIVKENILTAQKRQKQVYDRKHHNPATFKVGALVLRKDMKRKKRAGGKMDYKWQGPYKVVKSVGKGIFQILNTNDIKQTLKVHGTHLKLFYPPKKATGCISTSHDESDNSGNTSVRSGKGSISHDPSASVSDKEPCNSISQYDDNIKTDQIEEDNTSVVTHNTCTHTSKSHNPTVSIISHEPSATKSDKDPILTSQCDEDTKTKILDQMDDGNISVLLHARTSHDQSDSSSRTSISYDPSSIMSDKEPSYPSLISRWDEEDITHCKDLVRMNKEQGYNVSVAINVNCPLVYSSPKQAGGYFPEFGSFSAPALSPIYSQKLEHNEFKIKPTSDKGKRVVDMIFSPPKHIVTKRKLNFSDSPDTNSVKPLRRRRKLIKRCEEFQKNTVTKPPTIAEPSVVAPMIATTTETVESKITATPNVTATMSTAVTGMINTAGANNGSIIPLTAYDQLKAIWKRKPCYVIKARFGHLAIHQGSFHNLKGNNWLNDEIVNGYLRMLVELRNDSFAVLSQTITAWVNRSKSGKSSHLLSKETLSTKVFIVGMYNRGENHWILIAINMEEKKFYYIDPLGPSRAIRGAYTVHHCELN; encoded by the exons ATGTTTGGACGACAAGCTCTGTTACCTGTTGAAATTCAATCTCCCAAAGAAGAAGATATCGTACAGCACTTGGATCATATTGATGAAGTTATAGAACAACATTTcattcatcaaacaaaagtAGCACAAATTGTGAAGGAGAACATACTCACCGCTCAAAAGCGTCAAAAACAAGTGTATGACAGGAAGCACCATAACCCAGCTACATTCAAAGTTGGAGCATTGGTTCTTAGAAAAGATATGAAGAGGAAAAAGCGGGCTGGTGGAAAAATGGATTATAAGTGGCAGGGTCCTTATAAAGTTGTGAAGTCTGTTGGTAAAGGAATTTTTCAGATCCTAAACACCAATGACATTAAACAGACTTTAAAAGTCCATGGTACACATTTGAAATTGTTCTATCCACCCAAGaag GCAACTGGTTGTATCTCAACATCTCATGACGAAAGTGATAATAGTGGCAACACATCTGTCAGAAGTGGAAAAGGATCCATTTCACATGATCCTAGTGCCAGTGTGAGCGACAAA GAACCATGCAACTCGATATCCCAGTATGATGACAATATCAAGACTGACCAAATAGAGGAGGACAACACATCAGTTGTTACTCACAATACTTGTACACATACTTCAAAATCTCACAACCCAACAGTGTCCATTATCTCACATGAACCTAGTGCCACCAAAAGTGATAAA GATCCCATCTTGACATCTCAGTGTGATGAAGATACTAAGACCAAAATTTTGGACCAAATGGATGATGGCAACATATCAGTGCTCCTACATGCTCGTACATCTCATGATCAGAGTGACTCTTCTTCAAGAACGTCCATTTCTTATGATCCTAGCAGCATCATGAGTGACAAA GAACCCAGCTATCCCAGTTTGATATCACGATGGGATGAGGAAGATATCACTCACTGTAAAGATCTAGTACGAATGAATAAGGAGCAAGGGTACAATGTATCAGTTGCTATTAATGTG AATTGCCCATTGGTTTACAGTTCCCCCAAACAAGCAGGAGGCTACTTCCCAGAGTTTGGCAGTTTTAGTGCACCTGCGCTATCACCTATTTACAGCCAAAAACTGGAACACaatgaatttaaaataaagcctACATCTGATAAAG GAAAGAGGGTTGTTGATATGATATTCTCACCACCAAAGCACATTGTTACCAAGAGAAAGCTGAATTTCTCTGATAGTCCTGATACGAATTCAGTTAAGCCATTGAGACGACGTCGCAAGCTTATAAAG AGATGTGAGGAGTTTCAGAAAAACACCGTAACAAAGCCTCCTACAATAGCGGAACCATCAGTGGTAGCACCTATGATTGCGACAACAACAGAGACAGTGGAATCCAAGATAACAGCCACACCTAACGTAACAGCTACAATGTCTACAGCAGTAACAGGAATGATTAATACAGCCGGAGCCAACAATGGAAGCATCATACCACTTACAGCCTAT gatCAGCTAAAAGCTATCTGGAAAAGAAAGCCGTGCTATGTAATTAAAGCTAGGTTTGGACATTTGGCTATACATCAAGGTAGCTTTCACAACTTGAAAGGAAATAACTGGTTAAATGATGAG aTAGTGAATGGATATTTACGCATGCTAGTTGAATTGAGGAATGACAGTTTTGCTGTCTTGTCACAAACCATCACTGCCTGGGTTAATCGCTCAAAATCTGGGAAATCATCGCACCTTTTAAGCAAG GAGACGCTAAGCACCAAAGTGTTTATTGTTGGAATGTACAATCGTGGAGAAAACCACTGGATATTGATT GCAATCAACATGGAAGAAAAAAAGTTTTACTACATCGATCCTCTTGGACCATCGCGAGCCATACGTGGAGCATACACAG tgcatCACTGTGAACTAAATTGA
- the LOC136265459 gene encoding uncharacterized protein: protein MKNISGAFVCLTSRVAEYLATAKFSSIRRACITQTNTPNGVQFSPDIEKKIKSSTNLDDLLDVLAESPFWSWIDLRLLEALVAASGSSKCDTLISSYKEAIFSRKLIDILPNVPSKELKEKYYMKIVSKLDKEADDITVADLLEFRSQLEVVIMDIKNGICVLDHFKDGCVEIHWYIPAEIVDHAYQTASIQYHKFHELHLQYLQIGSFPPIYNPLMMRLPQLESVPSLPDIADTMTII from the exons ATGAAGAACATTAGTGGTGCTTTTGTTTGCTTGACATCTAGAGTGGCAGAATATCTAGCCACTGCCAAATTCAGTTCAATAAGAAGAGCTTGTATAACCCAAACCAATACTCCAAATGGGGTACAATTTTCACCTGATATTGAGAAAAAAATTAAATCGTCCACTAACCTTGATGATTTGCTTGATGTACTTGCTGAATCTCCATTCTGGAGTTGGATTGACTTGCGATTGCTTGAAGCATTAGTTGCTGCATCAGGTTCCAGTAAATGTGATACACTTATTTCCAGTTATAAAGAGGCTATTTTTTCAAGAAAATTGATTGATATTTTACCAAATGTTCCAAGCAAAGAATTAAAAGAGAAGTACTACATGAAGATCGTTTCGAAATTAGACAAAGAAGCAGATGATATTACAGTTGCTGACTTGCTGGAGTTTCGTTCTCAATTGGAGGTAGTTATCATGGACATCAAAAATGGCATTTGTGTTTTGGACCACTTTAAAGATGGCTGTGTTGAAATTCACTGGTACATTCCAGCAGAAATAGTTGACCATGCGTACCAGACTGCAAGTATTCAATATCACAAGTTTCATGAGTTACACCTGCAATACCTTCAAATAGGAAGTTTTCCCCCAATCTATAACCCATTGATGATGAGGCTGCCACAATTGGAATCTGTACCATCACTGCCTGACATTGCTG ATACAATGACAATAATATag